A genomic region of Brevibacillus sp. JNUCC-41 contains the following coding sequences:
- a CDS encoding amino acid permease: MAKQELKRDLKNRHVQLIAIGGTIGTGLFLGSGKAIQLAGPSIIFSYLIIGIALFFVMRALGELLLSNAGYVSFTEFATEYVGPWAGFVTGWTYWFCWIMTAMADIIAVGVYIQYWFDIPQWIPALICLVILLGLNLLTVKLFGELEFWFAIIKVITIITLIIVGIILLIIGFNTNTGTVSVTNLWNHGGLFPNGISGFLLSLQLVVFSFVGVELVGVSAAETANPRKNIPSAINKIPVRILLFYVGALFVILCVNPWTQLDASSSPFVEVFALIGIPVAAGIINFVVLTSAASACNSGLFSTSRILYTLSRNGEAPAKLEKLNKQAVPSNALLTSTIVVSIGALLSKLIPEQAFTVVTTISAICFIWVWSIILISHIKYSKTRPDLRAQSTFKAPFTPFVNYAILGLFLFILIVMLFAEATRLSLLLTPIWFILLVILYNYRKKYN; the protein is encoded by the coding sequence TTGGCTAAACAGGAATTAAAAAGAGATTTAAAAAATCGGCATGTACAACTGATTGCAATAGGAGGAACCATTGGCACCGGTTTATTTTTAGGATCCGGAAAAGCCATACAATTGGCTGGGCCTTCCATTATATTCTCCTATCTGATAATAGGGATTGCCTTGTTTTTTGTAATGAGGGCGCTGGGCGAATTGCTATTATCCAATGCGGGTTATGTATCATTCACTGAATTTGCAACCGAATATGTCGGTCCATGGGCTGGATTCGTGACAGGTTGGACATATTGGTTCTGTTGGATCATGACCGCAATGGCCGATATTATAGCTGTCGGTGTCTATATACAATATTGGTTCGATATCCCTCAATGGATTCCGGCTCTAATTTGCCTAGTCATTCTGTTAGGATTGAACCTATTGACAGTTAAGTTATTTGGCGAATTGGAATTCTGGTTTGCCATCATTAAAGTAATCACGATCATTACCTTGATCATCGTAGGAATCATTCTTTTGATCATCGGCTTCAATACCAATACCGGAACGGTTTCCGTAACGAACCTATGGAATCATGGGGGCTTGTTCCCCAATGGCATTTCCGGATTCCTATTATCTTTACAGTTGGTCGTATTCTCATTTGTCGGTGTCGAATTGGTCGGGGTCTCCGCAGCGGAAACGGCGAACCCGAGAAAGAACATTCCCTCTGCCATCAATAAAATCCCTGTCCGGATTTTACTTTTCTATGTTGGTGCCCTATTCGTCATTCTCTGTGTCAACCCATGGACACAACTTGATGCCTCGAGCAGCCCATTTGTAGAGGTCTTTGCGTTAATCGGCATTCCTGTCGCTGCAGGAATCATCAACTTCGTCGTGTTGACATCCGCTGCTTCTGCATGCAACAGCGGTTTATTTTCAACAAGCCGGATACTCTATACGTTAAGCAGGAATGGCGAAGCCCCTGCTAAACTGGAAAAATTAAATAAACAGGCTGTTCCAAGCAATGCCTTATTAACATCCACCATCGTTGTATCAATAGGGGCATTATTGAGCAAGCTGATACCGGAACAGGCGTTTACCGTGGTGACGACCATCAGTGCCATCTGTTTCATTTGGGTATGGAGCATCATCTTGATCTCCCATATTAAATATTCGAAAACAAGGCCTGATCTAAGAGCTCAATCGACTTTCAAGGCTCCTTTTACACCCTTTGTCAATTACGCCATTTTAGGATTATTCCTATTCATCCTTATTGTTATGCTATTCGCTGAAGCTACACGACTATCACTGCTCTTGACCCCAATCTGGTTCATACTCTTGGTGATACTCTATAACTATCGGAAAAAATATAACTAA
- a CDS encoding amino acid permease → MSNKELKRGLESRHIQMIALGGTIGVGLFMGSASTIKWTGPSVMLAYAIAGIFIFFIMRSMGEMLYLEPTTGSFATFASSYIHPLAGYMTAWSNWFQWVIVGMSEIIAVGLYMKYWFPELPAWIPGVVAMIILGAANLISVKSFGEFEFWFALIKIITIILMIIAGLGLIFFGIGNGGDAIGLSNLWANGGFFTGGWTGFFFALSLVVASYQGVELIGITAGEAKNPTKTVTKAIQTIIWRILIFYIGAIFVIVTVFPWDQLDDLGSPFVSTFAKIGITAAAGIINFVVITAAMSGCNSGIFSAGRMLYTLALNGQAPKAFAKVSKNGVPAYCTIAVLLGLGIGVILNYLAPPQLFLYVYSASVLPGMIPWFVLLISELKFRKVNAAEMEKHPFKMPLAPFSNYATIAFLLMVLVGMWINPSTRISLVVGIVFLALVAASYYMLKMDKRIPLDVKSDDEISG, encoded by the coding sequence ATGTCGAACAAGGAATTAAAGAGAGGGCTGGAATCAAGACATATTCAAATGATAGCTTTAGGCGGAACCATCGGGGTCGGGTTATTCATGGGTTCTGCTAGCACGATCAAATGGACCGGGCCCTCTGTTATGCTTGCTTATGCAATCGCAGGTATTTTTATATTTTTCATCATGCGTTCCATGGGTGAGATGCTATATTTAGAACCGACTACAGGTTCTTTTGCAACCTTTGCAAGTAGCTATATACATCCCTTGGCAGGTTATATGACTGCTTGGAGCAATTGGTTTCAATGGGTAATCGTCGGAATGTCCGAAATCATCGCGGTTGGGTTGTATATGAAATATTGGTTCCCGGAGTTACCTGCTTGGATACCAGGTGTGGTCGCCATGATCATCTTGGGGGCAGCAAACCTCATTTCCGTTAAATCCTTCGGGGAATTTGAATTTTGGTTTGCGCTAATAAAAATCATAACCATTATATTGATGATCATTGCCGGCCTTGGCCTTATCTTCTTTGGAATAGGGAATGGCGGGGATGCAATCGGATTATCGAATCTTTGGGCAAATGGCGGCTTCTTTACTGGAGGGTGGACAGGATTCTTCTTCGCTCTCTCCCTAGTCGTGGCTTCCTATCAAGGTGTTGAGCTTATCGGCATAACAGCCGGGGAAGCGAAAAATCCAACGAAGACCGTAACAAAAGCGATCCAAACAATCATATGGCGCATTTTAATTTTCTACATTGGTGCTATATTCGTCATCGTGACAGTATTCCCTTGGGATCAACTGGATGACCTAGGCAGTCCATTTGTTTCAACTTTTGCCAAAATAGGTATCACTGCTGCGGCAGGAATCATTAATTTCGTCGTAATCACCGCGGCAATGTCTGGATGCAACAGTGGGATTTTCAGTGCAGGACGTATGCTTTATACACTGGCATTGAATGGCCAGGCTCCGAAAGCCTTTGCTAAAGTATCTAAAAATGGAGTGCCGGCATATTGCACGATTGCTGTACTTTTGGGATTGGGCATCGGGGTTATCCTGAATTACCTTGCACCGCCGCAATTATTCCTTTATGTGTACAGTGCGAGTGTATTGCCCGGGATGATTCCATGGTTTGTCTTACTTATCAGTGAGCTTAAATTCAGAAAGGTGAATGCTGCTGAAATGGAGAAACATCCGTTCAAAATGCCTTTGGCCCCTTTCAGTAACTATGCGACAATTGCCTTTTTACTGATGGTGCTGGTCGGTATGTGGATCAATCCTAGCACAAGGATTTCCTTGGTTGTCGGGATCGTTTTCCTAGCCTTGGTCGCAGCAAGCTATTACATGCTGAAAATGGATAAGCGAATACCATTGGATGTTAAATCCGATGATGAGATTTCGGGATAA
- a CDS encoding FAD-binding oxidoreductase has product MERTKLTGRIVTPNDAEYEHARINNNLSFAKFPKVIVFCQNANDVLNSLKWARENHAPFRVRSGRHSYENFSLVNGGLVIDISEMYNIKVNREKMIAKIEAGADLGRVYNTLWNYGTTIPAGTESSVGVVGLTLGGGIGMLTRRFGLTCDNLLEIEMVRACGKRGAKLIKANRKINSDLFWACCGGGGGNFGIVTSLTFRVHPVSRVSIFSVTWGWEDFEEVFEAWQDWAPQADECLTSEIEFKAKEANEIIAQGEFVGTSNRLKLLLKPLTKTGSPINVMIKEVPYIEAVRFFDYPAGNQPAYRKRSGSFIEKAFPQQAIMTMKHFLENAPNENAAIWHQSLGGVEGLKDPKDTAFYYRDAIIAQEYQATWANPEEERLNIRWIKDLKHALSPFTIGDYVNWPDTLIKDWPTAYYGGNFERLREVKTRYDPYNAFKFPQSIPPLKKWV; this is encoded by the coding sequence TTGGAAAGAACAAAGCTTACCGGGCGTATCGTTACACCTAATGATGCTGAGTATGAGCATGCCAGGATAAATAATAACTTAAGTTTTGCTAAATTCCCAAAGGTTATTGTGTTTTGTCAAAATGCCAATGATGTGTTGAATTCATTGAAGTGGGCCCGGGAAAATCATGCACCTTTCCGGGTTAGGAGCGGCAGGCACAGTTATGAAAATTTTTCATTAGTGAATGGCGGTCTAGTCATTGATATTAGTGAAATGTACAATATCAAGGTCAATCGTGAAAAAATGATCGCAAAAATTGAAGCTGGAGCTGATTTAGGGCGAGTATATAATACGTTATGGAACTATGGCACGACGATTCCGGCTGGTACCGAAAGCAGTGTTGGTGTTGTAGGTCTTACGCTCGGCGGTGGTATAGGTATGTTAACGAGGCGCTTTGGTCTTACTTGTGATAATCTACTTGAAATAGAAATGGTGAGGGCGTGTGGAAAGAGGGGCGCCAAACTCATTAAAGCAAATAGGAAAATCAATAGTGATTTATTTTGGGCATGCTGCGGGGGAGGAGGGGGGAACTTTGGCATAGTCACTTCTCTTACTTTCAGGGTACACCCCGTATCAAGGGTATCCATTTTCTCCGTCACATGGGGGTGGGAAGATTTCGAAGAGGTATTTGAAGCCTGGCAGGATTGGGCCCCTCAAGCTGATGAATGCTTAACTTCAGAAATAGAATTCAAGGCAAAGGAAGCAAACGAAATTATTGCTCAAGGTGAATTTGTTGGAACGTCAAATAGATTGAAGCTGCTATTAAAGCCTTTGACAAAAACTGGTTCACCAATAAATGTCATGATAAAGGAAGTTCCATACATTGAAGCCGTAAGATTCTTTGATTATCCAGCTGGAAACCAACCGGCGTATCGAAAGAGGTCAGGATCTTTCATTGAAAAAGCTTTTCCACAGCAAGCAATCATGACCATGAAACATTTTTTAGAAAATGCTCCAAATGAAAATGCAGCCATTTGGCACCAATCCCTGGGAGGAGTGGAGGGCCTTAAAGATCCAAAGGATACGGCTTTTTATTATCGCGATGCCATCATCGCCCAGGAGTATCAGGCTACATGGGCCAATCCAGAAGAAGAACGGCTAAACATTCGTTGGATCAAGGACCTGAAGCATGCCTTGTCGCCATTTACTATCGGTGACTACGTGAATTGGCCGGATACTCTAATCAAAGATTGGCCAACTGCGTATTATGGAGGAAATTTCGAACGGCTTAGGGAAGTGAAAACGAGGTATGATCCATACAATGCGTTTAAGTTCCCTCAAAGCATACCGCCATTAAAGAAGTGGGTTTGA
- a CDS encoding LysR family transcriptional regulator — MNIDHIEAFMYVVHLNSFHKAAEAMFLSQPTVSARIKTLESELDSVLFERQGRGIILTEKGKAFIPFADQIIRTFHQGKKQLKRGSELEEITIGANIITSQYFIPFALPLWKKENPNLRFKFISATNDALMEKLLQKQVDIAFMKDVTHSGLQNYKTLDNSIRLVVYPGHPFQLRTGLTVQELAMEPLVFFECGAFDWNHVHKIFEVSNVEPRIEFQVDHLEVAKSLILSRSCIGFLPYLCIKKELEQGNLIEVDVSHLIKIKQHIHLTHLNHGMESPLLWKDILLSIRKFEKNPQQLQIQSN, encoded by the coding sequence ATGAATATTGATCATATTGAAGCTTTTATGTATGTTGTTCACCTTAATAGTTTTCATAAAGCCGCAGAGGCAATGTTTTTATCACAGCCAACGGTTTCGGCAAGAATTAAGACGCTTGAGAGTGAACTCGATTCAGTACTATTTGAGAGGCAAGGAAGAGGGATTATTTTAACCGAAAAAGGGAAAGCCTTCATTCCGTTTGCGGATCAAATTATTCGTACCTTTCACCAGGGGAAAAAGCAGTTGAAAAGAGGAAGCGAACTGGAGGAAATAACGATAGGGGCCAATATCATTACATCGCAATACTTTATTCCATTTGCTCTTCCTCTATGGAAAAAGGAAAACCCAAATTTACGCTTTAAATTTATTTCAGCAACAAATGATGCATTAATGGAAAAATTGCTTCAGAAACAGGTTGATATAGCCTTTATGAAGGATGTTACACATAGTGGTCTGCAAAATTACAAAACCCTTGATAATTCGATTCGTTTAGTTGTGTATCCAGGACATCCATTTCAACTTCGAACTGGGCTAACAGTACAGGAATTAGCAATGGAGCCGTTGGTATTTTTTGAGTGTGGTGCGTTTGACTGGAACCATGTTCATAAAATTTTTGAAGTATCCAATGTAGAGCCTCGCATTGAATTTCAGGTTGATCACCTGGAAGTGGCGAAGTCGCTAATTCTTAGCAGAAGCTGTATCGGATTTTTACCGTACTTATGTATTAAAAAAGAGTTAGAACAGGGAAATTTGATTGAAGTGGATGTGTCACATTTAATCAAGATAAAGCAGCACATCCATCTGACGCATTTAAATCACGGGATGGAATCCCCTTTATTATGGAAAGACATTCTTTTATCGATTCGGAAATTTGAGAAAAACCCTCAGCAATTACAGATACAATCGAATTGA
- a CDS encoding LLM class flavin-dependent oxidoreductase produces the protein MSYKLGILDQSPIFPGASAFDALQQTINLARHAEEWGYTRFWVSEHHHAEQLAGSSPEVLISYLLAQTKSIRVGSGGVMLQHYSPYKVAENFHVLSNLSPGRVDLGIGKAPGGLPLSTKALQFGTVNDGKDFEERLSFLQEIIENSVNETHPLAGIQATPLPSKKPKMFLLGASADSARLAADLGIAYVFARFINSNETVLEDASRIYQSIYPAGSFKVSVSVIAAPSQQEAEQLTGDQKIVKVHLKSGRSVTVQTLAQAELFGKQSGEPYEIEEQDSNIIAGTPSYVKEVLANLHEKYGVDEFILHSPILKEAERFRSFRLLSPLQLVLSEEKHVTSQN, from the coding sequence ATGAGTTATAAGCTTGGTATTTTAGACCAGAGCCCGATATTTCCAGGAGCTTCAGCATTTGATGCACTACAACAAACCATTAATCTGGCTAGACATGCAGAAGAGTGGGGTTATACCCGTTTCTGGGTATCGGAACATCATCATGCCGAACAGTTGGCGGGGTCCTCCCCGGAAGTATTGATTTCTTATTTATTAGCCCAGACAAAATCGATTCGGGTAGGGTCCGGAGGAGTTATGCTTCAGCATTATAGTCCATATAAAGTGGCGGAAAACTTTCACGTATTATCGAATCTTTCGCCAGGCAGGGTAGACCTTGGCATCGGAAAGGCACCAGGTGGCCTTCCCTTATCAACGAAGGCGCTACAGTTTGGAACTGTGAATGATGGAAAAGATTTCGAAGAGCGGTTATCTTTCCTGCAAGAAATAATCGAAAATTCAGTTAATGAAACTCACCCGCTTGCAGGCATTCAAGCGACACCACTCCCTTCCAAAAAGCCTAAGATGTTTCTGCTTGGTGCAAGTGCTGACAGTGCCAGGCTAGCAGCCGATCTTGGTATAGCTTATGTATTTGCTCGATTTATCAATAGTAATGAGACTGTACTCGAAGATGCTTCACGCATTTACCAAAGTATCTATCCAGCTGGGAGCTTTAAGGTATCGGTTTCAGTGATTGCTGCTCCTTCACAACAAGAAGCAGAACAGTTAACAGGTGACCAGAAGATTGTGAAAGTTCATCTCAAAAGCGGTCGTTCTGTCACGGTCCAAACACTAGCGCAAGCAGAGTTATTCGGGAAGCAGTCTGGGGAGCCTTACGAAATAGAAGAACAAGATTCCAATATTATTGCTGGAACTCCTTCTTATGTAAAAGAAGTCTTAGCAAATTTACATGAAAAGTACGGGGTAGATGAGTTTATCCTACATTCGCCGATTTTAAAGGAAGCAGAAAGGTTCAGATCTTTTCGATTGTTGAGTCCACTTCAATTAGTCTTATCTGAAGAGAAACACGTTACGAGCCAAAATTAA
- a CDS encoding LLM class flavin-dependent oxidoreductase has translation MSEQRKLKFGALIHGVGGSISGWRHPDIQADASVSLEFYKEQAQKAEEGKFDLLFIADGLFINEKSIPHFLNRFEPLTILSALAAFTSRIGLVGTVSTSYSEPFTVARQFASLDHISQGRGGWNLVTTPLESTALNYNKTIEEHPDHAKRYRIASEYIQVTKGLWDSWEDDAFTRDKESGEFFDPSKMHQLKHKGEFFSVQGPLNIARSKQGRPVVFQAGSSEAGKNFAAKEADAIFTGQPTLEDAKIFYQDVKNRAIAFGRNPDEIVILPGIAPIIGATEEEAEHKYQELANLVSIDKALDYLGRYFDHHDFSQYELDAPFPDLGDIGKNSFRSTTDRIKQEAKEKQLTLRQVAVKETTPRTSFIGTPEKVAHLIQQWFEEKGADGFIFSSSVPNALSDFVDYVVPILQKRGIYRTEYEAETLRGNLGLPFPENRYAKESINQ, from the coding sequence ATGTCTGAGCAGAGAAAGTTGAAATTTGGAGCGCTTATTCATGGAGTTGGAGGGAGTATATCTGGTTGGAGACATCCAGACATTCAAGCAGATGCCAGTGTTAGTCTTGAATTTTATAAGGAGCAGGCCCAGAAGGCTGAAGAGGGAAAGTTCGATTTACTTTTCATTGCTGACGGATTGTTTATCAATGAGAAGTCAATACCGCATTTCTTAAATCGATTTGAACCACTTACCATTTTATCCGCACTCGCTGCTTTCACATCAAGAATAGGGCTTGTCGGAACAGTTTCCACCTCATACAGTGAGCCATTTACTGTAGCTCGGCAATTTGCTTCACTTGATCACATTAGTCAAGGTCGTGGCGGATGGAACCTTGTTACTACCCCTCTTGAGAGTACGGCCTTGAATTATAACAAAACGATTGAAGAACACCCTGATCATGCCAAACGCTATCGGATAGCATCAGAATATATACAAGTCACCAAAGGACTTTGGGATTCATGGGAGGATGACGCGTTTACTCGGGATAAAGAGTCCGGTGAGTTTTTTGATCCTTCAAAAATGCATCAATTAAAGCATAAAGGAGAATTTTTCTCCGTGCAAGGACCACTCAACATTGCCAGATCTAAACAGGGGAGACCTGTCGTTTTTCAAGCTGGTTCATCAGAAGCTGGCAAAAATTTTGCGGCTAAAGAAGCGGATGCAATCTTTACAGGTCAACCAACATTGGAAGATGCAAAGATTTTTTATCAGGATGTAAAAAACAGGGCTATTGCATTCGGGAGAAATCCTGATGAAATTGTTATTCTGCCAGGTATCGCGCCAATCATTGGTGCAACTGAGGAAGAGGCGGAGCACAAATATCAAGAACTCGCTAACCTAGTTTCTATAGATAAGGCGCTTGACTATTTGGGACGCTACTTCGATCATCATGATTTTTCCCAATATGAACTGGATGCACCTTTCCCAGATCTCGGAGACATCGGAAAAAACAGTTTCCGAAGTACGACTGATCGAATTAAACAGGAAGCGAAGGAGAAACAGTTAACGCTCCGTCAAGTAGCAGTTAAGGAGACAACACCCCGGACTTCTTTCATTGGAACTCCAGAGAAAGTAGCGCATTTGATTCAGCAATGGTTCGAAGAGAAGGGGGCGGACGGATTTATCTTTTCTTCAAGTGTTCCCAATGCTTTAAGTGACTTTGTAGACTATGTGGTTCCTATCCTTCAAAAAAGGGGAATATATCGTACTGAATATGAAGCAGAAACCTTAAGAGGCAACTTGGGGCTTCCATTCCCGGAAAATCGTTATGCGAAAGAAAGCATTAATCAATGA
- a CDS encoding glutaredoxin family protein, translated as MGEALSVVVWSKQGCHYCEEVKQYLKEKEIAYQTVDVTNHDDRRDILEIKYGVRYVPIIEIGRGSVYESVTEIGIPHLEKYLNVYNNKKSCVKI; from the coding sequence ATGGGAGAAGCGTTATCTGTCGTCGTTTGGTCAAAACAAGGATGTCACTATTGCGAGGAGGTTAAACAATACTTAAAAGAAAAGGAGATCGCTTATCAAACGGTGGATGTTACCAATCATGATGATCGGCGAGATATTTTAGAAATCAAATATGGTGTTCGATATGTGCCCATTATTGAAATTGGGCGAGGTAGTGTATATGAGAGCGTTACGGAAATTGGAATTCCTCATCTTGAAAAGTACTTAAACGTGTACAATAACAAAAAATCATGCGTTAAAATCTAA
- a CDS encoding GNAT family N-acetyltransferase codes for MTQLIRLATVKDAPEVLNVTLRAYEPIRELNINFLAATADLQLVTNNIRRNLTYVLEQQGQIVSTVTVRHPWNDPDHFSPYPFIWWFAVDPLYKQKGFGSTLLTWVEENALRKQVKAPAVYLATADRHPWLVSIYERRGYEIFAERDHDGEKIVYLRKILDETLYRIIENKEPIVSN; via the coding sequence ATGACACAGTTAATCCGTCTTGCCACTGTAAAGGATGCTCCAGAAGTGCTAAACGTCACACTTCGGGCTTATGAACCAATCAGAGAATTGAATATTAACTTTCTTGCTGCGACAGCCGATTTACAGCTAGTGACGAATAATATTAGGCGGAATCTCACTTATGTTTTAGAGCAGCAGGGCCAAATTGTTTCCACTGTGACAGTTCGTCATCCATGGAATGATCCTGATCATTTCAGTCCGTACCCATTCATTTGGTGGTTTGCAGTCGACCCCCTATACAAACAAAAAGGTTTTGGCTCGACTTTGTTAACCTGGGTGGAAGAAAATGCACTTCGGAAACAGGTGAAAGCGCCGGCTGTCTATTTGGCGACAGCTGATCGTCACCCTTGGCTAGTTTCCATTTATGAAAGAAGGGGCTATGAGATTTTTGCTGAACGGGATCACGATGGAGAAAAAATTGTGTACCTTCGTAAAATTCTAGATGAAACGTTGTATCGCATTATTGAAAATAAAGAACCAATTGTTAGTAATTAA
- a CDS encoding transporter substrate-binding domain-containing protein, whose protein sequence is MKKTLLIVMALLLTFLGACSSKETTSTAKSGDSKDKKVQKIIVGTGTQFPNICFLDKNGKLTGYDVELVRQIDEKLPEYEFEFKTMEFSNLLLSLETNKIDFVAHQMEVNDERKEKFLFNKEPYNVFPLQVTVHQDNNDIHSIKDLKGKKAIVSATSNSAVFLEKYNKENNAGIEIVYSGQGTDDTKNQIKTGRADATITTPFAVDFLNKQADAQQKVVGEPLLNSKVYFLLRKDETPLQKRIDEALVELKEEGAVSELSKKWLGADYSVGF, encoded by the coding sequence ATGAAAAAAACATTACTAATTGTTATGGCACTGCTACTAACTTTTTTAGGAGCTTGCTCTTCAAAAGAAACAACGAGTACAGCAAAATCTGGGGATTCAAAAGATAAAAAAGTTCAGAAAATCATTGTTGGAACAGGGACGCAATTCCCTAATATTTGCTTTTTGGATAAGAATGGTAAGCTAACAGGGTATGATGTCGAGTTGGTTCGTCAAATCGATGAAAAGCTGCCTGAATATGAATTTGAATTTAAAACGATGGAATTTTCTAATCTATTATTAAGTTTAGAAACGAACAAAATAGATTTTGTTGCTCATCAAATGGAAGTGAATGATGAACGGAAGGAAAAATTTCTATTTAATAAAGAACCCTACAATGTCTTTCCGCTTCAAGTTACAGTTCATCAGGACAACAATGATATCCATTCCATTAAAGATCTAAAAGGAAAAAAAGCGATAGTGAGTGCAACGAGCAATTCTGCTGTTTTTCTTGAAAAGTATAATAAAGAAAATAATGCCGGTATTGAAATAGTCTATTCTGGCCAAGGCACAGATGATACGAAGAATCAAATCAAAACTGGTCGGGCGGATGCTACCATTACTACACCATTTGCAGTCGACTTCTTAAATAAACAAGCAGATGCACAGCAAAAGGTTGTGGGTGAGCCGCTTCTTAATTCAAAAGTATACTTTTTGCTAAGAAAAGACGAAACGCCTTTACAGAAGAGAATTGATGAAGCACTTGTGGAACTGAAAGAAGAAGGGGCAGTTAGCGAACTAAGTAAAAAGTGGCTGGGCGCCGACTATTCAGTGGGATTTTAA
- a CDS encoding amino acid ABC transporter permease, whose translation MGRAFDPSLIVDFIPTLIYYLGVTLKILAASVLLGMVIGIAAAILRLFRIPALNQIVILYISFIRGTPILIQLFLVFYGLPAILIFINIDISRMDALYFVIITYALSNGAHFAEIFRGAIKAVDYGQTEAAYSVGMNNSQSFFRIVLPQAIRIAFPNIANSIIGSLKDTSLAFTIGVMDMMGRGETLIAATAHALEVYLSLAVIYYAVVLLFEKIFRLYENRINRHQTVDVSVTG comes from the coding sequence ATGGGGAGAGCATTTGATCCTTCATTAATCGTCGATTTCATTCCGACGTTAATATATTATCTTGGCGTAACATTGAAAATTCTGGCAGCATCCGTTTTATTAGGAATGGTCATCGGGATAGCGGCAGCCATCCTGAGATTATTTCGTATCCCTGCTTTGAATCAAATAGTCATTTTGTATATTTCATTCATTCGGGGAACGCCTATTTTAATACAATTATTTCTAGTTTTTTATGGACTGCCTGCAATCCTTATATTCATTAATATTGATATTTCAAGAATGGATGCTCTGTATTTTGTCATTATTACGTATGCATTAAGTAATGGGGCGCATTTCGCAGAAATATTCCGAGGAGCAATTAAGGCAGTCGATTATGGGCAAACGGAAGCAGCCTATTCTGTTGGCATGAATAATAGTCAAAGTTTTTTTCGAATTGTGCTTCCTCAGGCAATAAGGATTGCTTTTCCGAATATCGCAAACTCCATTATCGGATCCTTGAAGGATACCTCACTTGCCTTTACCATCGGCGTAATGGATATGATGGGTAGGGGAGAGACACTGATTGCCGCAACTGCACATGCTCTCGAAGTCTATCTCTCATTAGCCGTTATCTATTATGCAGTCGTGCTATTGTTCGAGAAAATATTCAGACTTTATGAAAACCGCATTAATCGGCATCAAACTGTTGATGTGTCTGTTACTGGATAA
- a CDS encoding amino acid ABC transporter permease gives MTIDIPFIWTAFKEIIRALPITLILTILPLLAGFIIGLTVALIRIYKVKFLSRVANGYVSFFRGTPIIMHIMLIYFGFPLLIDQISKKFDLGIQSNSIPIILFVLTALSLSAGAYLSEIFRSGIISVSNGQMEAAYSVGMNSFQAMTRIVLPQAIAQSIPNFTNIFIGFLHTSSIAFVVSQKEMTGAANIVASTNLKFLESFIAAGLIYWGLTIIAEGLSFLIEKKATAYNRGGVQ, from the coding sequence TTGACGATTGATATACCATTCATTTGGACTGCTTTTAAGGAGATTATTAGAGCACTTCCAATCACACTTATCTTAACGATTCTTCCTCTTCTTGCAGGTTTTATTATCGGTCTCACTGTTGCCTTGATAAGGATATATAAAGTGAAATTTCTAAGTAGAGTTGCAAATGGATATGTTTCCTTCTTTAGAGGAACACCGATTATCATGCACATCATGCTCATTTATTTCGGTTTTCCATTATTAATCGATCAAATTTCTAAAAAGTTTGATTTGGGTATTCAATCTAATTCCATTCCGATCATTTTATTTGTCTTAACCGCCTTATCGTTGAGTGCGGGTGCCTATTTATCGGAAATATTCAGATCGGGAATTATCAGTGTCTCCAATGGCCAAATGGAGGCAGCCTATTCCGTGGGCATGAATTCGTTTCAAGCCATGACGCGAATTGTTTTGCCACAGGCCATTGCTCAGTCCATCCCGAATTTCACGAATATTTTTATTGGATTCTTGCATACGTCATCCATTGCTTTCGTTGTATCGCAAAAAGAAATGACAGGAGCGGCCAATATTGTTGCATCCACCAATTTGAAATTTTTGGAGTCATTTATCGCTGCTGGTTTAATTTATTGGGGCCTCACAATCATTGCAGAGGGGCTTTCGTTTTTAATTGAGAAAAAGGCCACTGCCTATAATCGAGGAGGAGTACAATGA